A DNA window from Pseudodesulfovibrio thermohalotolerans contains the following coding sequences:
- a CDS encoding electron transport complex subunit E, giving the protein MSDIKKEFLKGLWAELPPFRVLLGLCPTLAVTSTAENGLGMGAAVIFVLTLSNIIISAMRKIIPPKVRIACFIVVTASLVVAVELLMQANAYPLYQKLGIFVPLIVVNCLILGRAEAFASRNAILPSIADALGMGIGFAASLTFLGAVREIFGNGTVFGIPVMWANFKPAQFMVMAPGAFVCLGLILAGMNAFNRRQSRKKGETESTTQNSTCASCGACNACDGR; this is encoded by the coding sequence ATGAGCGATATCAAAAAGGAATTCCTCAAAGGCCTGTGGGCCGAACTGCCGCCCTTCCGGGTGCTGCTCGGCCTCTGTCCCACCCTGGCCGTCACCTCCACGGCGGAAAACGGCCTCGGCATGGGCGCGGCGGTCATCTTCGTCCTGACCCTGTCCAACATCATCATCTCGGCCATGCGCAAGATCATCCCGCCCAAGGTCCGCATCGCCTGCTTCATCGTCGTCACGGCCTCTCTGGTGGTGGCCGTTGAACTGCTCATGCAGGCGAACGCCTACCCCCTGTACCAGAAGCTCGGCATCTTCGTGCCCCTCATTGTGGTCAACTGCCTGATCCTGGGTCGCGCGGAAGCCTTCGCCTCTCGCAACGCCATTCTCCCGTCCATCGCCGACGCGCTGGGCATGGGCATCGGCTTTGCGGCCTCCCTGACCTTCCTGGGCGCCGTCCGGGAGATCTTCGGCAACGGCACCGTGTTCGGCATTCCTGTCATGTGGGCGAACTTCAAGCCCGCCCAGTTCATGGTCATGGCCCCCGGCGCCTTTGTCTGCCTCGGCCTCATCCTGGCGGGCATGAACGCCTTCAACCGCCGCCAGAGCCGCAAGAAGGGCGAGACCGAGTCCACCACCCAGAACTCCACCTGCGCCTCCTGCGGGGCGTGCAACGCCTGCGACGGCCGATAG
- a CDS encoding electron transport complex protein RnfA: MEYFMLFISAIFINNIVLVQYLGTCPFMGTSKSTDVALGMGGAVIFVIMMATGITWPLHHYVLVPYGIEYLQTIVFILVIASLVQFLEMFLRKLVPPLYKSLGLFLPLITTNCAVMGVAIMVQRNGYSFTKSMLYGLASGIGFLVALVIISSIRERLDFMPVPAVFRGVPVALITAGIMSLVFFAFKGMAA; encoded by the coding sequence ATGGAATACTTCATGCTCTTCATCTCGGCGATATTCATCAACAATATCGTCCTTGTCCAATATCTTGGAACGTGTCCGTTCATGGGCACCTCCAAGTCCACAGACGTGGCCCTCGGCATGGGCGGCGCGGTCATCTTCGTCATCATGATGGCCACGGGCATCACCTGGCCCCTGCACCACTACGTGCTCGTTCCCTATGGCATCGAGTACCTGCAAACCATCGTCTTCATCCTGGTCATCGCCTCGCTGGTGCAGTTCCTGGAGATGTTCCTCCGGAAACTGGTGCCGCCCCTCTACAAGTCGCTCGGCCTGTTCCTGCCGCTTATCACCACCAACTGCGCGGTGATGGGCGTGGCCATCATGGTTCAGCGAAACGGGTACTCCTTCACCAAGTCCATGCTCTACGGCCTCGCCTCGGGCATCGGCTTCCTGGTGGCCCTGGTCATCATCTCCTCCATACGCGAGCGGCTGGACTTCATGCCCGTTCCCGCAGTGTTCCGAGGCGTTCCGGTGGCCCTGATAACGGCTGGGATCATGTCGCTGGTCTTTTTCGCCTTCAAGGGCATGGCAGCCTAA
- a CDS encoding electron transporter RnfC, with product MLKIHYSLDSGLNESITSIDAPNVLNIQKRNLVLQTKKGQTVRRGEILAKHPSPFGGAYHAAASGKITAINEHNLTISHDGGDETVETVDVQSMGVGKDLLRTLQDLGIDVAPYSGKAATLIINGLNPEPGISVAQQLLMDESEIIQAGLDMARKLLTPDRTVLAVGKGENFKLSGAETVGIKPKYPHSLDALVTRDITGREFPADTKIVSVMDLHDLGRVVLTGLPVMDTVLTIDGRNYRVPLGTPIHHLLDTVGIQPSSGDIVVLGGPFRGEAVYSLDEGVTKNDYGLFIIPSSRFPKVQDAPCINCGECVLNCPARVQPHLISRCTEYDKFEMAEKHGLHSCFECGLCAFHCFARRPLLQYIRFAKAQLKASRQTEQA from the coding sequence ATGCTCAAGATACACTACTCCCTTGACTCCGGCCTGAACGAGTCCATCACCTCCATTGACGCTCCCAATGTGCTGAACATCCAGAAGCGCAACCTGGTGTTGCAGACCAAGAAGGGCCAGACCGTGCGCCGGGGTGAAATCCTGGCCAAGCACCCTTCCCCCTTCGGCGGCGCGTATCACGCAGCGGCGTCGGGCAAGATCACAGCCATCAACGAACACAATCTGACCATCTCGCACGACGGCGGAGACGAAACCGTCGAAACCGTGGATGTTCAATCCATGGGCGTGGGCAAGGATCTCCTGCGCACTCTCCAGGACCTCGGCATCGACGTGGCCCCGTATTCCGGCAAGGCCGCCACCCTCATCATCAACGGTCTCAACCCGGAACCGGGCATCTCCGTGGCCCAGCAACTGCTCATGGATGAAAGTGAAATCATCCAGGCCGGACTCGACATGGCCCGCAAGCTCCTGACTCCCGACCGCACGGTCCTGGCCGTGGGCAAGGGAGAGAACTTCAAGCTGTCGGGGGCCGAGACGGTGGGCATCAAGCCCAAGTATCCCCACTCCCTGGACGCGCTGGTCACCCGCGACATCACCGGCAGGGAGTTCCCGGCCGACACCAAGATCGTCAGCGTCATGGACCTCCACGATCTGGGGCGCGTGGTCCTCACGGGCCTGCCCGTCATGGACACGGTCCTGACCATTGACGGCAGGAACTACCGCGTGCCGCTCGGGACCCCCATCCACCACCTGCTCGACACCGTCGGCATCCAGCCGTCTTCCGGGGACATCGTGGTCCTCGGCGGCCCCTTCCGGGGCGAAGCCGTCTACAGCCTCGACGAGGGCGTCACGAAGAACGACTACGGCCTCTTCATCATCCCGTCGAGCCGCTTTCCCAAGGTTCAGGACGCTCCCTGCATCAACTGCGGCGAATGCGTGCTCAACTGTCCGGCGCGGGTCCAACCGCACCTCATCAGCCGATGCACTGAATACGACAAGTTCGAAATGGCCGAAAAACACGGTCTGCACAGTTGCTTCGAATGCGGCCTGTGCGCCTTCCACTGCTTCGCCAGGCGGCCGCTGCTGCAATACATCCGATTCGCCAAGGCACAGCTCAAGGCCAGCAGGCAGACTGAACAGGCATAG
- a CDS encoding cytochrome c3 family protein encodes MQSRYFPIAALIAVCVVTAVAGYAISPPDETEPVRVVMDNTGGRVIFTHSTHFDDYGFDCTDCHHDDTGLDTFLPCGSCHPAEFDERFRKEHPNNFPDSEACLRCHDEVPEGPLTEDERPDIANIPLRAEAFHGQCMGCHEENGGPYGDDSCNECHAR; translated from the coding sequence TTGCAAAGCAGATACTTCCCCATTGCCGCCTTAATCGCAGTGTGCGTCGTCACGGCTGTGGCCGGGTACGCGATATCCCCGCCGGACGAAACCGAGCCGGTGCGAGTCGTCATGGACAACACAGGCGGACGGGTCATTTTCACCCACAGCACCCATTTTGACGACTACGGTTTCGACTGTACCGACTGCCACCACGACGACACCGGCCTGGACACATTCCTGCCCTGCGGCTCCTGTCACCCCGCCGAATTCGATGAGCGGTTCCGAAAGGAGCACCCGAACAACTTTCCGGACTCCGAAGCCTGCCTGCGCTGTCATGACGAAGTGCCCGAGGGCCCCCTGACCGAGGATGAGCGTCCCGACATCGCCAACATTCCGCTGCGCGCCGAGGCGTTTCATGGCCAGTGCATGGGCTGCCACGAGGAAAACGGCGGCCCCTACGGCGACGACTCCTGCAACGAGTGCCACGCGAGGTAG
- the rnfG gene encoding RnfABCDGE type electron transport complex subunit G gives MREILHMLVVLSLICAASGTILVNLKQATKGQIEQQVLTYVQGPALMSVLKDCDNDPIAERKQVGDVTVFPAKRDGKLVGVALETFAPGYSGDIGVIVGFELDQDRLLGIGVTTQTETPGLGTKVAKPAFTKQFTAHGLDSMDLASRGGDIDGISGATFSSGGTVDAVRKAIDIYRTIKPQLATLWQAS, from the coding sequence ATGCGCGAAATACTTCATATGCTCGTGGTCCTGTCCCTGATCTGCGCGGCGTCGGGCACCATCCTGGTCAACCTCAAGCAGGCGACCAAGGGACAGATCGAACAACAGGTCCTGACCTATGTCCAAGGCCCGGCCCTCATGTCGGTCCTCAAGGACTGCGACAACGACCCGATCGCCGAGCGCAAGCAGGTCGGCGACGTCACCGTGTTCCCGGCCAAACGCGACGGCAAGCTCGTGGGCGTGGCCCTGGAGACGTTCGCCCCCGGTTACTCCGGCGACATCGGCGTCATCGTCGGCTTCGAACTTGACCAGGACCGCCTCCTGGGCATCGGCGTGACCACCCAGACCGAAACCCCGGGCCTGGGCACCAAGGTGGCCAAGCCCGCCTTCACCAAGCAGTTCACCGCCCACGGCCTGGATTCCATGGATCTGGCCTCGCGCGGCGGCGACATCGACGGCATCTCCGGCGCGACCTTCTCCTCCGGGGGAACCGTGGACGCCGTGCGCAAGGCCATCGACATCTACCGGACCATCAAGCCCCAGCTCGCCACCCTGTGGCAGGCTTCCTAG
- a CDS encoding RnfABCDGE type electron transport complex subunit D encodes MTPPIIKAMSDIAVRLTVSPPPYWRNGRTIQKMMLAHLLALAPAAVMAVVMYGLQAASVIALAGTTAALADAVFLRLQHRDVDIDNFTAFYAGVLFAFLLPATAPWWLVVIGAIVTIGLGRTVFGGFGCNPVCAPLVGWAVCRLSWPAEMDIDLNLIHFAINSPVDQLMYFGVERLGQFDTLDLLLGRQLGGLGSSQVLALIAGGVFLLATRWIRVFIPAAFLVGVAGTAAIFWYIDPTVYASPVFHLVTGSTVFGAFFLATDTASSPVGKLPQIVFGLIAGAMVILIRTYGVYPDGVPFAVMTASLLSPLLERLRPKFFGVK; translated from the coding sequence ATGACTCCTCCCATCATTAAGGCGATGTCAGACATCGCAGTGCGCCTGACGGTCTCTCCGCCGCCATATTGGCGAAACGGCAGGACCATCCAGAAAATGATGCTGGCGCACCTGCTCGCCCTTGCCCCTGCCGCAGTCATGGCCGTGGTCATGTACGGTCTCCAGGCGGCCTCCGTCATTGCCCTCGCCGGAACCACGGCGGCTCTGGCCGACGCGGTGTTCCTCAGACTGCAACACCGCGATGTGGACATCGACAACTTCACCGCCTTTTACGCGGGCGTGCTGTTCGCGTTCCTGCTCCCGGCCACCGCGCCCTGGTGGCTGGTCGTCATAGGCGCAATCGTGACCATCGGCCTCGGCCGCACCGTGTTCGGCGGTTTCGGCTGCAACCCGGTCTGTGCGCCCCTGGTGGGCTGGGCCGTGTGCCGCCTCTCCTGGCCCGCCGAAATGGACATCGACCTGAACCTCATCCACTTCGCCATCAACAGCCCGGTCGACCAGCTCATGTACTTCGGCGTCGAACGCCTCGGCCAATTCGACACCCTGGACCTGCTGCTTGGCCGCCAGCTCGGCGGACTCGGCTCCTCGCAGGTGCTGGCCCTGATCGCGGGCGGCGTGTTCCTCCTGGCCACCCGCTGGATACGCGTCTTCATTCCCGCCGCCTTCCTGGTCGGCGTGGCCGGGACAGCCGCGATCTTCTGGTACATCGATCCCACCGTCTACGCCTCCCCGGTCTTCCATCTGGTAACGGGCAGCACCGTGTTCGGCGCGTTCTTCCTGGCCACCGACACCGCTTCAAGCCCGGTGGGCAAACTGCCCCAGATCGTGTTCGGCCTCATTGCGGGCGCCATGGTGATCCTCATCAGGACCTACGGCGTCTACCCTGACGGCGTTCCCTTCGCCGTCATGACCGCCAGCCTTCTCAGCCCCCTGCTGGAACGGCTCCGGCCCAAATTCTTCGGAGTCAAGTAG
- a CDS encoding FAD-dependent oxidoreductase — protein MVTSSILVLFILGLSAAAVLAVASRVLHVQEDPRIARVEGCFPGANCGGCGYPGCSAAAAAVVKGDAAPEICVAGGPEIAQNIASIMGTEVSFKEPKVANNICTGGSRANLLFDYEGIHDCRAEALLHGGEKSCGLGCIGMGSCVKVCGFDAIRLNNQGLPVVDWHACRSCGKCAEVCPTGAIRVSGMTMDLLHLNKVDDCLAPCMQKCPAQIDVRSYIQQLKKGDMRGALTIMKERNPLPLAVGRLCPAPCENICRRKIADHGVAIHTLHRFVADWEMNSGSRVKLKCNPSSGHKVAIIGGGAAGLTCAYFLRRIGHEPVIFEKRDRVGGMMRGVIPEYRLPHKVVDWEVQTILDLGVEVHTGMTFGTEVTLDSLREEGFEAVFMATGAWTVPPLGIENDKVRGVMDSISFLDGVGESFTDLKGKKLVVVGDTNTAMDVVRSAVRLGARVTALIGCAERKMNANKTEVKRAVEIGADLMFLTAPVRLLAENGEVTGVAYHELAYDDPKKCAGKPKPVEGTEGALEADLVITATDRLANCAAFTDENGDPLFELDKKTGAIKTDPSSLQTSIPYVFAGGEAATGRNILIQAVADARKAARAIHHFITEDAIPAPKNPQLRVIPESILKNMDVHYTIPRIQVPELSVADRKHTFKEEVQGGITYETARKEASRCLRCGLTCYDSEAGAEYAQDADVHPFNEADGE, from the coding sequence ATGGTTACTTCTTCCATACTCGTATTGTTCATTCTCGGCCTAAGCGCGGCCGCCGTGCTGGCCGTGGCCTCCCGCGTTCTCCACGTGCAGGAGGACCCGCGCATCGCACGGGTCGAAGGATGTTTCCCCGGCGCAAACTGCGGCGGCTGCGGATATCCCGGCTGCTCGGCGGCGGCCGCCGCCGTCGTGAAGGGCGACGCCGCCCCGGAAATCTGCGTTGCGGGCGGTCCCGAGATCGCTCAGAACATCGCCTCCATCATGGGCACCGAGGTTTCCTTCAAGGAACCCAAGGTGGCCAACAACATCTGCACCGGCGGCTCCCGCGCCAACCTCCTCTTCGACTACGAAGGCATCCATGACTGCCGAGCCGAGGCGCTGCTCCACGGCGGCGAAAAATCCTGCGGCCTCGGCTGCATCGGCATGGGCTCCTGCGTCAAGGTCTGCGGCTTCGACGCCATCCGGCTCAACAACCAGGGGCTGCCCGTTGTGGACTGGCACGCCTGCCGCTCCTGCGGCAAATGCGCCGAGGTCTGCCCCACCGGAGCCATCCGCGTGTCCGGCATGACCATGGACCTGCTGCACCTCAACAAGGTCGACGACTGTCTGGCCCCCTGTATGCAGAAATGCCCGGCCCAGATCGACGTCCGCAGCTACATCCAGCAGTTGAAGAAGGGCGACATGCGCGGCGCGCTCACCATCATGAAGGAACGCAACCCGCTTCCCCTGGCCGTGGGCCGTCTCTGCCCCGCCCCCTGCGAAAACATCTGCCGCCGCAAGATCGCGGACCACGGCGTGGCCATCCACACCCTGCACCGCTTCGTCGCGGACTGGGAAATGAACTCCGGCAGCCGCGTCAAGCTGAAATGCAACCCTTCCTCTGGCCACAAGGTCGCCATCATCGGCGGCGGCGCGGCGGGCCTGACCTGCGCCTACTTCCTGCGCCGCATCGGCCATGAGCCTGTCATCTTCGAAAAACGCGACCGCGTGGGCGGCATGATGCGCGGGGTCATCCCCGAATACCGGCTGCCCCACAAGGTGGTGGACTGGGAAGTGCAAACCATCCTGGATCTCGGTGTGGAAGTGCACACCGGCATGACCTTCGGCACGGAAGTGACTCTCGATTCTCTCAGGGAAGAGGGCTTCGAAGCGGTATTCATGGCCACCGGTGCCTGGACCGTCCCGCCGCTGGGCATAGAGAACGACAAGGTCCGCGGCGTGATGGACTCCATCTCCTTCCTTGACGGCGTAGGCGAATCCTTCACCGACCTCAAGGGCAAGAAGCTCGTGGTGGTCGGCGACACCAACACCGCAATGGACGTGGTCCGGAGCGCCGTCCGGCTCGGCGCGCGCGTGACCGCGCTCATCGGCTGTGCCGAACGCAAGATGAACGCCAACAAAACCGAAGTGAAACGGGCCGTGGAAATCGGAGCGGACCTCATGTTCCTCACCGCTCCGGTCCGCCTGCTTGCGGAAAACGGCGAGGTCACCGGCGTGGCCTATCACGAGCTTGCCTACGACGATCCCAAGAAATGCGCTGGCAAGCCCAAGCCCGTGGAAGGCACCGAAGGCGCACTCGAAGCAGACCTGGTCATCACGGCCACGGACCGGCTGGCCAACTGCGCGGCCTTCACCGACGAAAACGGCGATCCCCTGTTCGAGCTGGACAAGAAAACCGGCGCCATCAAGACGGACCCCTCTTCCCTGCAAACCAGCATCCCGTATGTCTTTGCGGGCGGAGAGGCCGCCACGGGCCGCAACATCCTGATCCAGGCCGTTGCCGACGCCCGCAAGGCCGCCCGGGCCATCCACCACTTCATCACCGAGGACGCCATCCCCGCGCCAAAGAATCCGCAGCTTCGCGTCATCCCCGAGTCCATCCTCAAGAACATGGATGTGCATTACACCATTCCTCGCATCCAGGTTCCCGAACTCAGCGTGGCGGACCGCAAGCATACCTTCAAGGAAGAGGTCCAGGGCGGCATCACCTACGAGACGGCTCGCAAGGAGGCCAGCCGATGCCTCCGCTGCGGCCTGACCTGCTACGACTCCGAGGCCGGAGCCGAGTACGCCCAGGACGCCGACGTGCACCCCTTCAACGAAGCCGACGGGGAGTAG